The Candidatus Cloacimonadota bacterium sequence CCACCGGGAAGGAAAGCAGATAACAACATTGCTTTTGAGGGGATTCTTGCGGGAGCAAATAAAATGCTATCAGGTGCATTCGAAGAATCAGAAACCACTTCAGCAGAGGCAATTCCGAATAAACAGGAGATGAATATCAGCAGCAAAAATAATTTGACTGTTTGCATAATCCATTTAATTAAGTAACTATTTTTTTCTTTTATCTCGAATGTAGATCACGTTGGAGTGCCCTTCTCCGAGATCTCTTTTGTCTATTTCAAAAAGCTTGGTTGCAGCAACAAGTTCTCCCAATTTATTGTAACCATAATTTCTCGGGTCAAATTCGGATGCCTGTTTTGCAATATTATTTCCAATATCTCCGAGATGTGCCCATCCGCTATCATCCGAAGAAGCTTCGATTGCATTTCTGAAAAGGGTTACTAATTTTGTGTCCCCTTTAAGTTTTCCGGAAGGCATTTTTTTTACTGTAACACCAACACTTTCTACTGATCTAAGGACTTCTGTATAAATAAATTTATCGCAGGCAGAGACAAAAGATTTGGGGGTTTTTTGCTCTCCGAATCCATAAACCAAAAGACCTTCTTCTCTAATTCTGGCAGCGAGTCGGGTAAAATCGCTATCGCTGGAGACCAGACAGAATCCGTTAAATCGCTTTGTATAAAGCAAATCCATCGCATCAATTATCATTGCACTGTCCGTTGCATTTTTGCCAACAGTATAACCGAATTGTTGAAATGGCTGAATCGAATGTTCCAGCAAAACTTCTTTCCACCCGTTTAATCTTGGAGTAGTCCAATCTCCGTAAATGCGTTTTACACTTGCTACGCCAAACTTTGTGATTTCCGACAATAAGCCATCTGTGATAGATGGTTGAGCATTATCAGCATCAATAAGGACAGCGAGCATATTTTGTTCTTGTTCATCAATTTTCATTATAAATTCCTTTTTCCATCGTTTGTTTTTCTTACAGCAACAACAATTGAGGCAATAATTATGTCAAGAAAAGCATCTTCTTTTCGTTTATCCTCTTATTTCGTCTAACAATTCATTGATAAAGGGATAGCCATAAATTGAATATTCTCCTCGCTTTTGTCTAATATCATTTCCCATTATCAAATATGAATTACTGATATTTTCTTTTATTTTTTGAAAATAATCCAAGCCCTTGAAAAAATTAGAACTAACGGTTTGAGCAGATTTTATTTCGATGGGAACAGGATTAAATCCATTATCCAAAATTAAGTCAACTTCATTTCCGGTATTATCGCGAAAGTAGTATAAATTGCTTCGTTGACCTCGATTATACCTATTTTTCAAAAATTCTATGACGACAAAAGTCTCGAACAATTCTCCCTTCAGAGGATGAGTTTGAAGTTGAGTATCATTTTGAATACCGATTAGATGTGCGGCGAGTCCAACGTCAAGGAAATAAAGTTTTGGGGATTTTCTAATGCGTTTATTGTAATTTTTGTAATAAGGAGGTAAGAGAAAAATAATATAACTTGCTTCTGCAATGGATATCCATTCCTTAACGGTTTTATGATTTATTCCCAATTCGTTACCGACATTACTGAAATTCACGATTTGCCCGGTTCTTCCCGCACAGAGTTGAAGAAAACGGTGAAATTGCATCAAATCTTTCACTTTCATTATTGAGCGAATATCCTTTTCCACATAAGTTTCCAAATAACTCGATAAGAATAATTCAGGACGGATATGCTGATCAAAGATGCGCGGGTAAAAGCCGTTATATAAAATTTTATTTTTTGGAATATAAGTTTTACCATAAAATTCGGAATAGGAAAAAGGAAGTAGTTTCAGAATACCTGTCCTTCCGGCGAGTGATTGGGAAATAAAGGTCAAATACTCGAACTGATTGCTACCGGTTAAGATATATCTGCCGTTTATTTTCTCCGAATCAACAATAGTTTGTATGTATGATAAAAGAGAAGGGACTTTCTGGATTTCATCTAAGATTACACTATTGGGATATTGTGATAAAAAATCTCGCGGGTCTTTTTTTGCATACTCTCGTGTGTCGAGATCCTCCAATGAGACATAGTCCATTTTTGGATATGTTTGCTTGACTAAGGTTGTTTTGCCGGATTGCCGAGGTCCGGTAATTGTTACAACAGGAAACGAGGACATCATCTCCTGTAGCAAACTCTGCATCTCTCTTTTAATCATTTTCCACATCCTTTTTTACATTTTGGGAATTCGACTACCAATTTGTAAACAGGGTTTTTTTGTCAAGGCTTTTGCTATTTTTGTTTATATATTTATCCTATGCGTGAACGCATAGGCTATTAAAAACAAAAACGAAAATAGCCCAATGCTTCGCGAGTATGGATGAAGAATAAAAAAAGAAATAGCCCAGTCCTTCAGGACTGGGAAATGAGAAGGAAGAAATAATCTACGCCGTTCACGGCGTTATAAAATGAGCGTATCGTTTTGTCATATGCGTGAACGCTTAGGCTATTTAAGAATAAATGGCTTTACGAACCAACCTGTCTCTACGTAGCATAGTGAAGACGGATTTTAAGGTTTGGAAAGATTGACAACAAAACACAGATTAAAATTTTTATATACATGAAAGATAAAACATATTTCCCCATAATAATATCCTCACCCTCTGGTGGCGGCAAAAGTTCCGTATGTGACGAAATATTAGATAGATGTGATGATGTTATCTATTCCGTTTCATACACAACGAGACCTCCTCGTGAAACCGAGAAAGATGGGGTGGACTATCATTTCATCTCTGAAAAAAGATTTATGGAAATGGTGAATAATGGTCAATTTATCGAATGGGCAAATGTGCATAATTTTTATTATGGAACTTCTTTGCAAGTAGTGAAAGATTGCCTGAAGAACAAAAAGCATGTTTTGATGGATTTGGATACTGAAGGAACAAAGCAATTATTG is a genomic window containing:
- a CDS encoding NYN domain-containing protein; amino-acid sequence: MKIDEQEQNMLAVLIDADNAQPSITDGLLSEITKFGVASVKRIYGDWTTPRLNGWKEVLLEHSIQPFQQFGYTVGKNATDSAMIIDAMDLLYTKRFNGFCLVSSDSDFTRLAARIREEGLLVYGFGEQKTPKSFVSACDKFIYTEVLRSVESVGVTVKKMPSGKLKGDTKLVTLFRNAIEASSDDSGWAHLGDIGNNIAKQASEFDPRNYGYNKLGELVAATKLFEIDKRDLGEGHSNVIYIRDKRKK
- a CDS encoding ATP-binding protein — translated: MIKREMQSLLQEMMSSFPVVTITGPRQSGKTTLVKQTYPKMDYVSLEDLDTREYAKKDPRDFLSQYPNSVILDEIQKVPSLLSYIQTIVDSEKINGRYILTGSNQFEYLTFISQSLAGRTGILKLLPFSYSEFYGKTYIPKNKILYNGFYPRIFDQHIRPELFLSSYLETYVEKDIRSIMKVKDLMQFHRFLQLCAGRTGQIVNFSNVGNELGINHKTVKEWISIAEASYIIFLLPPYYKNYNKRIRKSPKLYFLDVGLAAHLIGIQNDTQLQTHPLKGELFETFVVIEFLKNRYNRGQRSNLYYFRDNTGNEVDLILDNGFNPVPIEIKSAQTVSSNFFKGLDYFQKIKENISNSYLIMGNDIRQKRGEYSIYGYPFINELLDEIRG
- the gmk gene encoding guanylate kinase, with protein sequence MKDKTYFPIIISSPSGGGKSSVCDEILDRCDDVIYSVSYTTRPPRETEKDGVDYHFISEKRFMEMVNNGQFIEWANVHNFYYGTSLQVVKDCLKNKKHVLMDLDTEGTKQLLKKMPETLSVFLFPPSMKELEDRLRNRNTDNEETIKIRLVNARKEFADAWIYDIFLINDNLEEVIQKIIKKIKIKSSN